Proteins from one Sabethes cyaneus chromosome 2, idSabCyanKW18_F2, whole genome shotgun sequence genomic window:
- the LOC128737094 gene encoding m7GpppN-mRNA hydrolase, protein MATNSPVSAIVPVSATTKPKNGQQQQPVHTISGVILDDLGARFIINVPVEERQNLIRICFQIELAHWFYLDFYCSSVQKQKCGIKQFAFQLFQRIPFLQPHLMYVDKILEDWKQYKLSVPTYGAILLSEDMEQVLLVQSFWAKSSWGFPKGKINENEEPINCAIREVYEETGYDIKNLIVPSEYIELVINYQYTRLYLVRGVPFSTVFVPRTRNEIKCCEWFPIELLPVTKTDNFVKDNHSLNGSSFFMILPFVKRLKKWLEKLQKNKHKPGNNNSPVFGSSGKQSTKYFENKTPGQTNNRQRQRHKSMGDLDQQRSKSSATKNASNNSAVPTEGYAEFCLNTAEFSLNNSTANKKSNKKQIHHETGLNSVATPGVGGRAQTKRKLFDAAIEEKPTEVLDNYGLAAFNEAKSWINFKLDYSKFL, encoded by the exons ATGGCTACAAACAGTCCCGTTAGTGCGATAGTGCCAGTGTCCGCAAcgacaaaaccaaaaaacggtcaacaacaacaaccggtTCACACAATTTCCGGTGTCATCCTAGATGATCTGGGTGCGCGATTTATTATCAATGTTCCAGTAGAGGAGCGGCAGAACTTAATCCGGATTTGCTTTCAAATCGAGCTTGCTCATTGGTTCTATCTGGACTTCTACTGTTCATCTGTTCAGAAGCAAAAATGTGGCATCAAGCAGTTTGCTTTTCAGTTGTTTCAG CGtatcccttttcttcaaccgcatTTGATGTACGTTGATAAAATTCTGGAAGATTGGAAGCAATACAAACTTTCGGTGCCAACCTATGGGGCTATTTTACTTTCAGAAGATATGGAACAAGTATTGCTAGTACAATCATTCTGGGCCAAATCGTCATGGGGTTTCCCGAAAggaaaaattaacgaaaacgaAGAACCGATCAACTGTGCCATTCGAGAAGTGTACGAAGAGACTGGCTATGATATTAAAAATCTGATTGTTCCCAGCGAATACATTGAACTGGTTATCAACTATCAGTATACAAGGTTATATCTGGTCAGAGGCGTGCCCTTTTCCACCGTTTTCGTTCCTCGTACTCGTAATGAAATCAAATGCTGTGAATGGTTCCCAATCGAACTGCTTCCTGTGACGAAAACTGATAATTTTGTAAAGGACAATCATAGCTTGAATGGAAGTTCGTTTTTCATGATTCTGCCTTTTGTCAAGCGGCTTAAGAAATGGCTTGAGAAGTTACAGAAAAATAAGCATAAACCAGGAAACAATAATTCGCCAGTTTTTGGCTCATCTGGCAAACAAAGCACTAAATATTTTGAGAACAAGACTCCCGGGCAGACCAACAATCGCCAACGTCAGCGGCATAAGTCGATGGGAGACCTCGATCAACAACGGTCAAAATCCAGCGCCACTAAAAATGCTTCAAATAATTCCGCTGTACCGACCGAAGGCTATGCAGAGTTTTGCCTCAATACTGCGGAATTTTCACTTAATAATTCCACTGCAAATAAAAAATCCAACAAGAAGCAAATCCACCATGAGACAGGACTCAATTCTGTGGCTACTCCGGGTGTTGGTGGACGTGCGCAAACCAAGCGAAAACTGTTTGATGCTGCAATTGAAGAGAAGCCAACTGAAGTTTTGGACAATTATGGATTGGCAGCATTTAACGAGGCTAAATCGTGGATTAATTTTAAACTTGACTACAGCAAATTCCTGTAA